The proteins below are encoded in one region of Phaseolus vulgaris cultivar G19833 chromosome 1, P. vulgaris v2.0, whole genome shotgun sequence:
- the LOC137815535 gene encoding uncharacterized protein — MSGKDRRKALLELAKLRGAKGTGSSSSTTEPIAAPPLSVAPAEGPEQGRKRRKLVKAFPSPAAAAPSTEEESSGSPLVHRKRKLPVVGGASSLQPGEIEVVEVEEGSSTPPFTQPAPVPTCLPSPRQQPSPAPRPPSPPPAGQSLGQSAPPAGGASAHSGGLPPPLPTSSAAAECGGSSSRPSVSGASHENFSRVITLVRQLISNRELVEWSGDEVDMHLARQMVQETIKTEILMGQTVNSLDCEVVQLRAETSSLRQLNSQLVGELESTKEAAATGEKKLEEVVGKLSEAKGQLEEAASSLAALTTEKNAAEASKQKLEAEKADLINVGADALTDGFELALEQIRCVLPDLDLSQFSIYHEVVDGKLTPPP; from the exons ATGTCAGGGAAGGACAGGAGGAAagctttgctggagcttgccaaactccggggggccaaagggactggctcctcttcttccaccaccgagcctattgcagcccctcctctctcggtcgcgccagctgaaggccccgagcaaggaaggaaaagaaggaagcTGGTGAAGGCCTTTCCTTCACCCGCTGCTGCTGCTCCCTCAACagaagaggaaagctctggctctcctcttgtacACCGCAAGAGGAAACTGCCAGTGGTTGGGGGGGCCTCATCTCTTCAACCTGgagagatcgaggtggtggaggtagaggaaggttcatcCACTCCTCCCTTTACTCAACCTGCCCCAGTGCCCACGTGCCTTCCCTCTCCCCGTCAACAACCCTCTCCAGCTCCTCGACCACCATCtccccccccagcaggccaatctctTGGTCAATCTGCTCCTCctgctgggggcgcttctgctcATTCGGGAGGTCTcccaccaccactgccaaccTCCTCTGCtgctgctgaatgtggtgggtccAGCTCGCGACCAAGCGTCTCTGGGGCTAGCCACGAGAACTTCAGCCGGGTCATCACcttggttcgacagctcatcAGCAACCGAGAGCTCGTCGAATGGAGCGGagatgaggtggacatgcacctggctaggcagatg gtccaagagaccatcaagactgagatcttgatggggcaaaccGTCAACTCactggactgcgaggtggtgcagctgcgggccgagacctcctccctacgccaactgaactctcaattagtgggggagctcgagtccacaaAGGAAGCGGCCGCTACTGGGGAGAAGAAACtcgaggaggtggtgggcaaattGTCTGAAGCCAAGGGCCAATTGGAGGAAGCTGCCTCTTCCCTTGCTGCCCTTACCACCGAGAaaaatgctgcggaggcctcaaagcaaaaactgGAGGCTGAGAAAGCCGATCTTATAAACGTGGGTGCTGACGCCCTTACTGACGGgttcgagctggcgctcgagcagatccgatgcgttctcccagatttggacctctcgcaattcagcatttatcacgaagtggtagatggaaagctcacCCCTCCTCCTTGA